The Thermomicrobiales bacterium genome includes a region encoding these proteins:
- the fabF gene encoding beta-ketoacyl-ACP synthase II has product MKRVVVTGAGAVSPLGIGAPTLWEGLLAGKSGIAEIEGFDVSDLEVRIGGEVRNFDPKDYIDAKLAKRMDRFSHFSVASATEALKDAGYTIDPENSERVGVIMNSGGGGIPIMESNVEAMVEKGPKWVHPLTIALFAPNMASCQISMAFGIHGPTVTSSAACASGVQAFVQAAQMIQRDEADIIIAGGAESGLRRTSVTAMANMGALSKRNDDPEGASRPFDSGRDGFVFSEGCGLLIVESEEHALNRGANIIAELTGGAFTSDAFHITAPDPNGKHAARAMTLAVQRAGLQPEDVDYIAAHATSTSVGDIAETDAIKTAFGDHAYKLAASANKSMVGHLLGAAGGISAIACVYAIRDGIVPPTINLTDPDPKCDLDYVPNVAREMQVDVALVNGFGFGGQNAVALFKRYD; this is encoded by the coding sequence GTGAAGCGAGTGGTCGTGACCGGCGCAGGAGCTGTTTCCCCACTCGGCATCGGAGCCCCCACCCTTTGGGAAGGGCTGCTCGCCGGCAAGTCGGGCATTGCGGAGATCGAGGGCTTCGATGTCTCCGATCTCGAGGTCCGCATCGGCGGCGAGGTCCGCAACTTCGATCCGAAAGACTATATCGACGCCAAGCTGGCCAAACGCATGGACCGCTTCTCGCACTTCTCGGTCGCTTCCGCCACCGAAGCGCTGAAAGATGCGGGCTACACCATCGATCCTGAGAACAGCGAACGGGTCGGCGTCATCATGAACAGCGGCGGCGGCGGCATTCCGATCATGGAGTCGAATGTCGAGGCCATGGTCGAGAAGGGCCCGAAATGGGTGCACCCGCTGACCATCGCGCTCTTCGCGCCGAACATGGCCAGTTGCCAGATCTCGATGGCGTTCGGCATCCATGGCCCCACCGTGACATCGTCGGCGGCGTGTGCCTCCGGAGTGCAAGCCTTCGTCCAGGCAGCGCAGATGATCCAGCGTGACGAAGCGGACATCATCATCGCTGGCGGGGCGGAATCGGGCCTGCGGCGCACGTCCGTCACCGCCATGGCGAACATGGGCGCGCTTTCGAAACGCAACGACGATCCAGAAGGAGCCAGCCGGCCGTTCGACAGCGGGCGTGACGGTTTTGTCTTTTCCGAAGGGTGCGGATTGCTGATTGTGGAGTCGGAAGAGCACGCGCTGAACCGAGGGGCAAACATCATCGCCGAGCTCACGGGAGGCGCCTTCACCTCGGACGCTTTCCACATTACGGCGCCCGATCCCAATGGCAAGCATGCCGCCAGAGCCATGACCCTGGCCGTGCAGCGCGCTGGTCTGCAACCGGAAGATGTGGATTACATCGCCGCGCATGCCACCTCCACCAGCGTGGGAGACATTGCGGAAACCGATGCCATCAAGACCGCATTTGGAGACCATGCCTACAAGCTGGCCGCCTCGGCCAACAAGTCGATGGTCGGGCATCTGCTCGGCGCGGCTGGTGGCATTTCGGCCATCGCCTGCGTCTACGCCATTCGCGATGGGATCGTCCCTCCGACCATCAACCTGACCGACCCCGACCCCAAGTGCGATCTCGACTACGTGCCGAATGTCGCGCGCGAGATGCAGGTCGATGTGGCGCTGGTCAACGGCTTTGGATTCGGCGGCCAGAACGCGGTGGCGCTCTTCAAGCGATACGACTAG
- a CDS encoding 1-aminocyclopropane-1-carboxylate deaminase codes for MSAASHVSSLPGLASFERYPLTFGPSPVHKLQRLSDHLGGAQIWAKREDCNCGLAFGGNKVRKLEYIVPDVLASGADTLVSIGGYQSNHTRQVAAVAAHLGLKARLVQERWVDWSDPGNDRVGNIELSRIMGADVRLDPGGFDIGIRSSWEAALAEVEANGGKPYPIPAGASVHPLGGLGFANWALEVVAQEQELGVFFDTIVVCTVTGSTHAGMIAGFAALEDAGGVPRRVIGIDASATLPKTIEQVTRIANDTAKLIGLGRAIRDDEIVILPGWEGPAYGIPDRSTVDAITTLGRLEGVIVDPVYEGKSMAGLIDLVQDGRIDRDSTVLYAHLGGQLALNVYPEIFEPGWTN; via the coding sequence ATGTCCGCCGCCTCTCATGTCTCGTCTCTGCCGGGTCTCGCCTCGTTCGAACGGTATCCGCTGACCTTTGGCCCGAGCCCGGTCCACAAACTCCAACGGCTCAGCGACCACCTTGGCGGCGCGCAAATCTGGGCCAAGCGGGAAGACTGCAATTGCGGACTGGCGTTCGGTGGGAACAAGGTGCGCAAGCTCGAATACATCGTTCCGGATGTGCTTGCCTCGGGGGCGGACACGCTCGTTTCGATTGGCGGGTATCAGTCCAATCACACTCGACAGGTGGCTGCGGTGGCTGCCCATCTCGGCCTGAAGGCGCGGCTCGTGCAGGAACGGTGGGTCGACTGGAGCGATCCCGGCAACGACCGGGTGGGCAATATCGAGCTCTCGCGCATCATGGGCGCCGATGTCCGGCTCGATCCCGGCGGGTTCGATATCGGGATCCGTTCCAGCTGGGAAGCAGCGCTGGCCGAAGTCGAGGCCAATGGCGGCAAGCCGTACCCCATTCCTGCGGGCGCTTCGGTGCACCCGCTGGGAGGGCTCGGATTTGCCAATTGGGCGCTCGAAGTCGTTGCGCAGGAACAGGAACTGGGAGTCTTCTTCGACACGATTGTCGTTTGCACGGTTACGGGTTCGACGCACGCTGGCATGATCGCGGGATTTGCCGCGCTCGAGGACGCCGGTGGGGTTCCGCGAAGGGTGATTGGCATCGACGCATCGGCCACGTTGCCCAAGACCATCGAACAGGTGACCCGCATTGCGAACGACACTGCCAAGCTGATCGGGCTCGGCCGCGCGATCCGCGATGACGAGATCGTCATCCTCCCTGGTTGGGAAGGGCCCGCCTACGGAATCCCCGACCGGAGCACGGTCGACGCCATCACCACGTTGGGCCGGTTGGAAGGCGTGATTGTCGATCCGGTTTATGAAGGCAAGTCGATGGCCGGGCTGATCGATCTGGTCCAGGATGGACGCATCGACCGGGATTCGACCGTGCTGTATGCGCACCTTGGCGGCCAGCTCGCGCTCAATGTCTACCCGGAGATTTTCGAACCAGGATGGACAAACTAG